GGGTTACGGATTAATGATGTTAGCGCTAATGACTCCGGCAGTTCTGCTGCTGACTTTTAAAATGATAGAGATCGACCCTGATGGATACACATCATCCTACGGTCTAGTCGCCGGTATCGGCGCTTTCTTTGCCCTGATTGGCAATCCGCTTGGCGGTGCGATCAGCGACCGGACGAATATCGGGTTTGGCCGTCGGCGCACCTGGATCTTTATCGGTTCTGTGATCGGAAGCTTGGCCTTGCTATGGGTAGGTACAGCTACTCAGGTGTGGCAGATTATCGTTGGTTGGTCGGTTGCCCAATTGTTCTTCAATTTTGCCATGGCGGCTTATACCGCGCTTATTCCAGATCAGGTTAAGCAAGAGAAACAGGGGACGATCTCGGGCCTGATTGGCTTGATTCTGCCGATTGCAATGACAGTAGGAATGGTATTGATGATGCTGATGCCTGGCGTATCCTCGGCTACGAAGTGGACCTTATTGAGTGCTCTAGGAATTATCGGACCGGTGATCAGCTGCTTCTTAATCCGCGATGGCAAGATAGAGATTGAACGTGCTCCAAAAGAGCGAATTCCATTCGGTGAGAAGCTGAGCAAAATTTATCCGAGCCCACGGAAATTCCCGCACTTCACCTGGGCACTCATATCGAAATTTCTGCTGATGATGGGCTATTGCAGCACTCTTTATTTGACGGTCATGCTCGTTAATCGGATGGGCTTCACAGAGACACAGGCAACGAATAGTGTGGGGACAATCAATATTATCTCGATGCTGGCTATGGCGGTTACAAGTATCTTTGGTGGTGTTCTCTCGGATAAATACCGCAAGCAGAAACCGTTCCTGTATGGTTCCGCTTTTATTATGGTTATCGGTCTTCTGATGTTCGCTTTTATTCCGAACTACATCACGTACGTTATCGCCGCAGCGATTATTGGTTTGGGCGGAGGCTGCTTCTCGGCAGTGGATATGGCCCTTGTAGCCCGTATCCTTCCTCGGAAAGAGGACTCAGCCAAGGACTTCGGCTTGATGAATGTCGCGAATGCCTTGCCACAATCGATCGTACCTGCGATCGCACCGGTTCTGCTGGGCATCGGCGGTTGGTCATTCTTCTATGTTGTACTGGCGCTCTGCGTCGTGCTTAGTATGATGGCGGTTAAGCCATTACCAGAGGTCGGGCAAAAGTAAGTAAACAATCATTCCGTATACATGTACACACGATGAATATAAGGAGGAATCTTAAATTATGACACAAACCTTGGACAGAAATATTCAAGCTATCATTTCCCAGATGACCATTGAAGAGAAAGCAAGTCTATGTTCCGGGCTGAACATGTGGCAGACCAAAGCGGTGGAGAGAGTAGGTATTCCTTCCATCGTCATGACAGATGGTCCACATGGCCTTCGCAAGCAGGAGAATCCGGGCGATATGTCGAGCAAAAGCGTACCGGCAACCTGCTTCCCGAGCGGTGCGGCTCTGGCCTCGTCCTGGGACCGTCATCTTATTCAAGAAGTCGGGCGTGCGCTCGGCGAGGAATGCCAGGCGGAAGACGTCCAGATCATTCTCGGCCCGGCTGTGAACATTAAGCGTTCACCGCTCTGCGGACGCAACTTCGAGTATTTCTCGGAGGACCCGTTCCTCGCGTCGGAGATGGGAACCCATCATGTACTAGGTGTTCAGGAGCAAGGCGTTGGTACTTCTGTGAAGCATTTTGCGGCCAACAATCAAGAGACACTGCGCAACTCGATCAATACGATCGTGGATGCGCGCACATTGAATGAAATCTATCTGCGGGCTTTTGAAGGGACGATTTCCAAGGGCGATGCCTGGACGGTCATGTGTGCCTACAACCTCGTTAATGGAGAGTTCTGCTCGGAGAATGAATATTTGTTGACGGATGTGCTTAAGAAAAGATGGGGCCATCAAGGATTCGTGATGACCGACTGGGGCGCTATTAATGAACGCGTCAAAGGACTTCAGGCTGGGCTTGAACTGGAAATGCCGTATAGTGGGCCGGATCGTGATCAGATGATCGTTGACGCTGTGAAATCAGGCAAGATGGATGAAGCTGTGCTTGATCAAGCGGTTGAACGACTGCTGAATGTCATCTTCAAGACCTATGATGCGCGGAAGGAAGGCTTCACTTACGACAAACAGGAGCATCACGTGCTGGCTAGACGAACGGCCGCTGAATGTATGGTTCTGCTTAAGAATGAAGATAGCCTACTGCCGCTTGATCCAAAGCAATCGGTGGCTGTGATCGGCGCCTTTGCAGCAAAGCCTCGCTATCAAGGTGGGGGTAGCTCGCATATTTCTCCGACACAGTTAGACCATGCTCTTGATTCAATCCGCGAGATAGCCGGTGATGGGGTTGGTTTTGCAGAGGGTTACCATTTGAATCAAGACGTGGTAGATGAAGCTCTGATCACTGAAGCGGTTCAACTGGCAGCCGGCAAGGATGCAGCGATTATATTCGCGGGGCTGCCGGACAGCTTCGAATCAGAGGGCTTCGATCGTAAGCACCTGGATATGCCAGAGTCCCATTGCGAGCTGATCCGCAGGGTTGCCGAGGTACAGCCGAATACGATCGTTGTACTGTCGAACGGTGCGCCGGTAGTTATGCCTTGGCTGGACTCCGCCAAAGCCATTCTTGAAGGGTATTTGGGCGGGCAAGCCGGCGGGGGCGCGGCAGCGGATATTCTCTTCGGCAAGGTGAACCCAAGTGGCAAACTGGCTGAGACCTTCCCAGTCAGTCTGAAGCAGACTCCAGCATATTTGAACTTCCCTGGAGGGAAAAGTGAGGTTAATTATGGTGAAGGCTTGTTCGTAGGGTACCGCTATTACGAGGCCAAAGAGGAGCAGCCGCTGTTCCCGTTCGGTTATGGTCTTAGCTACACAAGCTTTACTTATGAAAATATCAGGTTGAGCAAAGAGGTTATGAAGGATAGCGATACTGTCGAGATTATAGTTACTGTACGCAATACCGGAAATCGCACGGGGAAAGAGATCGTGCAGCTCTATGTACAGCCGCTGGACAGCACGGTGGTAAGACCTGTGAAGGAGCTTAAAGGCTTCGAGAAGGTGGAACTGCAAGCGGGAGAGTCTACAGAGGTAAACTTTACGCTCGACAAACGCTCCTTCGCCTATTTCAACACGGAAATCCATGACTGGTTCGCGGAGACGGGCTCGTATGATATTGTCGTTGGTTCTTCTTCCGTTGCAACGCCGCTAAGAGCGACCATCAAAGTGGTATCGACGATGATTCCGTTCTGCAAGGTAACCCGTAATACGAAGTTCTATGAGCTGCTGGCTATTCCAGAGACAGCTGAATTTGCTGAGAAAGCAATGAATGACAGTCTCGAGAGCATTAAGCATATGGGAGCACTCTTCGCAGAGAGTATGGGGGATGGGGGCCTGCTTCTATTATTTGAAGAAGTTGCTAAATGGAAGAAATACGACGGACTGCGTTCTATGATCAGCTTCTTTGGCTCAGGCATGTCGGAAGCAGATTTCCAGAAGCTCATCGATGATTTGAATCAGAAGCTGGGTCTGTAAGTAAGTGATTCGAGCGGACCTTTGAATAGCCTCTGCAAAATAGATAAATACGTGATAGGAGGAGTTTTGACGATGGGAGAGCATAGGGATACTACCAATCAAATCAAATATGTACAAAATCCGGGAGGCCCGACCCTAGGGTATTCAACCTTATCGGGTGTACAGATTCTGAAGCAGAACGGCCTCTTCTTTAAAGATCTGAGCAAGGACGGCAAGCTGGATAAATATGAGGATTGGAGATTGCCTGCGGAAGAACGGGCTAAGGATCTTGCTTCAAAAATGACCATAGAGCAAATCGCCGGCTTGATGCTGTACAGCAGTCACCAGAATGTGCCGGGAGCCAGCGGCGGCTGGTTCTCAGGCACTTATGGAGGGAAGACCTACGAGGAGAGCGGGGCCAAGCCGTGGGAGATGACGGATGAGCAGATGGGTTTTCTCGCCAAGGATCATGTGCGCCATATTCTCGTCGCGGCGGTAGAGAGCCCGGAGGTGGCGGCCCGTTGGAACAATCAGATTCAGGCCTTTGTTGAGGGAACTGGCCTGGGCATTCCGGCCAACAACAGCTCTGATCCGCGGCACGGTACGCAGACGAGCTCAGAGTTCAATGCCGGTTCAGGCGGCACAATCTCCATGTGGCCGGAGACATTGGGGCTAGCGGCAGCCTTCGATCCGGAGGTCGTGAAGCAGTTCGGTAAGATTGCTTCCAAGGAGTACCGGGCGCTTGGTCTGACCACGGCATTATCGCCGCAAATCGATATTGCGACCGATCCGCGCTGGTTCCGCTTTAATGGTACATTTGGTGAGGATTCCAAGCTTTCGACGGATCTGGCCAGAGCCTATGTGGATGGCTTCCAAAATTCCGAAGGCGAGAGTGAACTGGTTGACGGCTGGGGTCATGATAGTGTTAATGCGATGGTGAAGCATTGGCCTGGCGGCGGTTCTGGTGAGTCAGGTAGGGATGCGCATTTTGGCAGCGGCAAGTATGCTGTCTATCCAGGTAATAACTTTGAAGAGCATTTGCTTCCTTTTGTAGACGGAGCCTTCAAGCTGGATGGTAAGACAAGGCAAGCATCTGCGGTGATGCCGTATTATACGATTTCGGCGGAACAGGATACAGTCTATCATGAGAATGTCGGCAATTCGTACAGCCGTTATCTGATCAAGGATTTACTGCGCGATAAGTATGGATATGAAGGTGTAGTGTGTACGGACTGGATGATTACTGCCGATGAGACGAGTCGGGATGAGTTCCTGAGCGGTAAATCATGGGGGGTTGAAGGTCTTACGGTAGCTGAACGCCATTATAAGGTTTTGATGGCCGGGGTGGACCAGTTCGGCGGGAACAATGATAAGGGGCCAGTGCTGGAGGCTTACCGGATGGGCGTGGCTGAGCATGGCGAAGCCTATATGCGCGAACGGCTTGAGCAATCCGCAGTGCGCTTATTGCTTAATGTTTTCCGCTTGGGGCTGTTTGAGAATCCGTACCTGGATCCGACGTTAAGCTCTGAGACGGTCGGTCGGCCGGAATTTATGCAAGCGGGTTATGATGCACAGTTGGAATCTATTGTTATGCTTAAGAACAAAGAGAATGTGCTGCCAATAGCCTCAAAGAGCAAAGTATATATTCCGAAGCGGTATATCGCGGCTGGTTATGACTGGTTCGGAAACCCTGTCGCTGAGAAGCTGGTGGATCCGGTGAATCTCGATATTGTGAGTCGCTATTTTACAGTAACGGAGAATCCGGAAGAAGCGGACTTCGGGCTAGTATTTATTGAGGGCCCAACCTCTGGGATGACCGGATACAGCCGCGAGGATGCGGAGCAGGGAGGCAACGGATATGTTCCATTAAGCCTACAGTATCGTCCATATACAGCCGATTATGCGCGTGAGACGAGTCTGGCGGGAGATGCTCGTGAAGGCGATGTATTGAACCGCTCATATAAAGGTAAGACCGTAACGTCTAAGAACGAGACCGATTTGGATACGGTGTTGGAGACGAAGAAACGGATGAATGGCAAGCCTGTCATTGTATCCTTGCGTCTCTCTAATCCAGCTGTTGTGGCGGAGTTTGAGCGTGAGGTCGATGCGATTCTGGTGAATTTCGGGTTACAGGATCAAGCGATAATGGATGCTATAAGCGGAGCCTTTGAACCTTCCGGCTTGTTGCCGATGCAGATGCCGGCCCATATGAAGACGGTAGAGGAGCAGCTTGAGGATGTGGCGCATGACATGGAGTGCCATGTGGATTCGGAGCAGCATATGTATGATTTCGCTTACGGGTTGAACTGGAGCGGCGTGATCCGGGACGAGCGGACAATGAAATACGCCAAGCGGTAAAAATAAAACGGGCTATCCTGCACACGAAGTTTTGGTGTAGGGTAGCCGTTTTTTTTGCGTACTGTCCTGCATCTAAGTGAATAGGACAATCCGTCTATTAGATCTCTTTACGTTGAAAATGGACGAGGCCAACGATCATGAAGACGATCAAGCTGCCTAGAACAGTAACCATCAGACTCTCTATTGGAAGATTAAATGCACCGAAGTCTCTTTGACCCGTCGGCATCATTGCCAGCAGGGGCTGTGCCCATGGATAGAATGGGGCGTAAGTCGATGAATTTACGATGAGCATGTTCGGTATCGTTAATGAGACATTCACGGCAAGTGGAGCGGCGAAGCTAGCCCAGCCCAGGGAGACGCCAAGCTGTAGGGTGGCTAGCGGCAAGCAGGCGATCCATCCGCCGATCAGGCTGGTGGCCAGGGCTCCCCAAGGGATATCTCCCAATATGCCATGGAAGGCTCCGGCCATAAGGAAAGCCCCTAGCATAAGCAACTGGCAGATTGCTAATAAGCCGGCTACAATAGTTAGCTTGGCGAAATATACAGCCGTGCGTGATACAGGCATTGCTAGGAGCTGCTTCCAGCCTCCGCCATTGTGCTCATAACGGCAAATGGAGGCCGATAGTACTCCGGTTATGATCGGCAGGATCAGTAAGCCATGGAGCATAACCATTGAGGCAATTAACATCGGCCATGCTACCGGACCTGACGGCAGATTGGCGAAGACACCGATCAGACAGGCCAGGATGGGACTGACGATTAAAATAAGCCACAGACGCGACTTCGACATTTTAAGCTGTTCGGAAGATAGGATTCGAGCAAAAGTCCGCATCTTAATCCACATCCTTTCTATTGAAATGAACAAGGCCAATCAGCATAATGATAATCCCTACGCCAATGCCAAAACCGATGAACCAAAGCTGATGCTCGGAACGAAGGGCCATTATTGGCCAGTTCAACGGGAACCATTCGGATAATTGCATAAGGAAGGGCGACATCAGTGAGATCAGAACGCCTAGTGATACTGGCAACGTCTGATTCTGGAAAGTAAGTGACAGCCATAGCTGCAGGGATAAGACCGGCATAGTGGCCAAGAATGGGAAGAAGCCCATGGTCAGCAGGTCTTTCCAAGGTATATGCGTACCGAATCCTAGCGACATCCCGAGTATGATAGTTCCGATCGATAGAACGATACAGGACACGAATAGAAGAAGCACACTCAGGGTGAACTTACCGCTAAATACCGCTGTGCGCGAGATAGGCAGCGCGAGCAATTGCTTCCATGAATTGAGCTGATGCTCGACATTGGCAATAAGTGAACTGACTAATGTACAGCCTAGATATAAGGAGATCGGAACGAACATTGTTGTCTCCCCGATAAGACCTCCCCAGAGGTCGTCGGCATATATTTTACCTAGGTAATCGAAGCGAAGCCCGAAGTTTAGCGCTTCAATAGCTACTACTCCGAGCGGCGCGAGAATGATGAGAAGCCAAATTCCTTTGCCGCGGATTTTCAGGAAGTCAGCCGATAGCGAACGAAGCATCATGGCTAATTCCCCTCCCCGATGACCTGCATGAAGATATCCTCGAGTGATTTTCTCTCTTGCTCTACCCGGTATATATCATGGCCATTCTCTACTAGACGTTTGACTAACGCAGCGATCCTGGTGTCCTGCATGTCAGGGAAGACCAATGTATTCTTCTCAAGGCTGCCGATAGAACCGAGATCCCGGGCAAGCCAGAGTGCGGATTCCGGCTCGGAGACGACAAGCTTGATATGATGGGAAGCCTTCATCTGAAGATTAGAGATCGTATCCTGGAATACCATCTGACCCTCCCGAATAATGCCGACCGTTCCAGCCATTTGCTCAATTTCGCTCAGCAAGTGACTGGAGACCAGTACAGTAATACCATACTGCTCTGGCATGCGCTTAATTAACTCACGGATCTCATGAATCCCCGATGGGTCCAAGCCGTTCGTCGGTTCGTCAAGGATAAGCAGCTCCGGGTTGCCGAGCAGGGAAGCGGCGATGCCAAGGCGCTGTCTCATCCCGAGTGAATAGCCCTTAACTGGTCGGCGTGCTTCTGAAGTTAACGAGACGATCTCCAGCACTTCGTCAATCCGTGATTTGGGAACGTCCAGGATCCGTCGCAGTGCCTCCAGATTGTCAATGGCGTTCAGATGGCCATAATAGGAAGGATACTCGACCAACGAGCCGATCCGCTTCAGAATCGCCAATTTATCTTTACGCAAATCGCGACCGAAGATTGAGATGGAGCCCGATGTCGGCTTAATTAGACCGAGCAGCATCCGGATCGTGGTTGTCTTGCCGGCTCCGTTTGGTCCTAGGAAGCCATATATATCCCCTTGTGTGATTTCAAGGTTCAATTGATTGACCGCGGCTCGTCCGCGATATTTTTTTGTTAGTCCATTGGTTTGAATGACCATTTCATTCACGATTAATCACCTCGGCTACTATATTACTGGGGCAAGTTTAAATGAAAGAAGGCCGAAGTTTAAGAATAGTTTAAATTTACATAGCAGACTTTTTTGAACAGCCTCTATTATGAATGGTTAGCTGGATAAATATAAATGCATGTGCCTGTATCAGATGTGTCTATTTCCAGAACCAGTTTCATTTGCTTCATTAAAAGGTCGACGATCGCAAGTCCAAGTCCTGCTCCCTTGGAAGGGGTATCAGCGTTAAAGCCAGGGCCGTGATCGGCGATTACCAAGGCCGTCCATCCATATCTCTGTACAGTAGCAATACCTACATATTTGCCGGAGCTTGCATAGCGGTACAGGTTCTGGAACAGATTGTCCAGAATCCGACGGAATGCCTGCTCGTCAACTTCCCAGATCAGCGGTTCGTCCGGAAGATCAATGTCGATGGTAAGTTCTGCTTTCTCCCAAATCGGATACCAGGCTGCGGCGCTTACCCGGACAATGCGGAGTATATCCTGAGTTTTCGCAGACATGGCATAACGTCCGCTAGTAAGCAGATTGTATGAGAGCAGGTGGTCAATCAGATGATCGAGATCGCTGATCTTAGTCTTCATAAGTTGTACGGACTCAAGGGCCTCTTCGGGCAGCGGCTGTTTATCCAGGGCATAGATATGCCCGGACAGTACGGTTAACGGTGTCCGCAAATCATGCGATAGATTATTGATCAGGTTCTTGCGCAGCTTCTCTTCTTCTTGCTCCCGTCGCTTACCTTCCTCCAGCTTGCCGACCATATGATTGAAGGCCTTCTCCAGGCTGCCGATCTCATCCGCACGCCCTTCATCAACCCGTATCGGCAATCCATCCTTATTCGTACGCATCATACCTGACTCCAGGTTAAGCAGCCGTTTGCGGATATTCCGGAAGAAGAGATAAGAGAGAAGCAGGAATATCGACAGCAAGGTCAGTAAGAAGAGACCATAGAAACGGTTTTCGAATTCCCGGCCTTGCTTCAAATACTCGCGAGAGATCTTCAAAACCATGAACCCTTCCCCACGAGTCGTATTATCACCAATAAAGGCGACGGTACCAAAGGTATTCGTATTGGACACTGTCTTCATAAATTGAATCGTATTCTCGGTGGACCATTTAGCGGGCAGATCACTCTGTTTGGGTAGTTGCAGGCGCGTTCTCTCTGCACTATCTACCCAAAATAGAGAGGCCTGGGGATATTTATCCTTAATCTCACGCAGCTTGGCATCTATCTCTTCAGGCGCTTTATGACCGCCAAGTTGCTTAGCTTCTTTGTGCCACATCTCTTCCAGGTCTCCTGAATTGTATCTCAACGGCTGTTCGATTTGATGCTCAGGGAAGAAGTAGTAGTTCACAGTGAAGGAAAGAATGAGGCCGGCAGGAACCGCCACAGGAATGAATAGAAAAGCGATCGCGATAATCAGAACGTATCTCGACATCAGCGAGTTGCGAAACTTCGGCTTGTTCCAGTGACGCTGTCTCATGCCCGCACCCGGTAACCGATGCCGCGAATCGTCTCAATAATCTCCGGTGCTGCTGGGTCGCGTTCAACTTTCTCCCGTAGATGGCGGATGTGTACCATTAATGTCTTGTCCCCGTCCAGGTAGGGCTCACCCCAGACTCCTTCGTATATTTGTTCCTTGGTTAGAATTTGCCCGAGGTGTTGCAGCAGAAATTGAAAGATGTGAAACTGTTTGCCGGTCAAAATAATCTCTTCTCCGGTGTCCTGATTCACGATGATATTCTCTTTCTCGTGAATTAGTAAGTGGCGCAGCTGTAGTGGAGCAGCAGATGAAGCCCCACTGCGGCGCAGTAACACCTCAATCCGGGCCGCCAATTCCTCAGGATGAAATGGCTTCGTCAAATAATCATCAGCGAACTGCAGGCCATGAAGCTTATCATCGATCGAGGCCCGAGCCGACAGCATCAGGATCGGAATATGTGGGAACTGCTTCTTCAGACGCTGTCCAACGGTAAATCCATCAAGCCCCGGCAGCATGACATCCAGAATGACCAGATTGCTTGTCTCTGCTTCCTCCATGGCACGGTCCCCACTTGTTAACCAGGTAACCTCATAGCCCCGGCTACTTAGTTCACCGCTAATAAAGGTTCCAATTTCCTGATCATCTTCTATATATAATAAGTTTGCATTTGATACTGACATGTTAAATCCCTCCCGCCTCTATTGTGGCAAAACCAAGCCTAAAAATAAACATACATCATTATAAAATAATTTGTGATTCCAGTCACAAGGAGGCCGTGTAATGTATGTTAAGTTTTAGCTGAGAACAGTTCTCAATGATTGCAGGTAACGAGTTTATGTTCTAAAAGACTTGTTTTCAGCACCGAAGCTTCTATTTGCATTTACTAAGGTGGGATAAGTACATGGGCAAAGTTATCGATTTAAGCAAGACCGTCTACGAGTTGTGCTCATCTGATCCGGAAGTAATCGAGGTTATGGCGGAGCTTGGATTTGAGCAAATCACCCAGCCTGGTATGCTGCAGAGTGCCGGTCGTTTCATGACCATTCCTAAAGGAGCCAGACTGAAGAAGCTGGATATGGATGTAATTAAGAGAGCCTTTTTAGACAGGGGCTATAGCATAGAAGAATAAGCACTAGACCTAGATCAGTATAAATCGGAGGGGAAGAATAGTGAGCGAATTAATCAATAATCGCGAGCAAGGAGTTTCGAGGCAGACGGAACGGCAGGAGATGCTTAAAGAGATCATCAAGCAGTTGCATCAGGGGAAGAGTGTCGATGAAGTGAAAGCCCGCTTCGAAGAGGCGGTAGGCGATGTAACGGTCGCAGAGATTTCGGCTATGGAGCATGCTCTTATGGAGGAAGAAGGTATTCCAGTATCGGAGGTGCAGCGGTTGTGTTCGGTTCATACGGCAATATTTAAAGGATCGATCGAAGAGATTCATCGCTCCAGCAAGCCTGAGGATCAGCCAGGCCATCCTGTGCATACCTTCAAATTAGAGAATCGGGAGATTGAACGGCTCGTTAACTTCAAGCTGGAGCTGCATTTGGATCAGTTCCGCAAGGAGGATGCTCCTGGGACAATTATCAAGCTGCTTGAGGATTTGGGGCTGCTGCTTGATCTCGACAAGCATTACAGCCGTAAGGAGAATTTGCTCTTCCCTTATCTGGAGAAATACGGGATCTTTGGCCCGACGAAGGTTATGTGGGGAGTTGACGATGTCATTCGCGCCATGATTAAGGAAGTGAAAGGTAAGCTAAGCGATTATAAAGGCAATCAGCAGGAATTGATTACCGACTTGGAACTCGTTATTAGAGAAGTTAATGAAATGATCTTTAAAGAAGAGAATATATTGCTTCCTATGGCTCTGGAGAAGCTTACCGAGGATGAATGGTTGAAGATCGCCCGGGAGAGCGATCAAATTGGCTTCTGTCTGACGGCGCCGGATCAGGAGTGGATTCCAGAGCGGGTTCCTCTGGAAATAGAGGATACAGCTGTAGAGTCAGAGCGGGACAACGAAATTCCCCAGGGATATGTAAGGTTCCAGACGGGAATTCTCTCCGTACAGCAACTTGAAGGGGTGTTGAATCATCTGCCAGTAGATCTTACCTTTATTGACGAGAACGACGTGGTACGTTATTTCTCTCATGGTAAGGAACGGATTTTTGCTCGTACGAAGGCGGTAATCGGCCGTACGGTCCAGAATTGTCATCCGCCGCAAAGTGTACATGTTGTCAATCAATTATTGGAGGATTTCAAATCAGGGAAGAAGGATGCCGAGGATTTCTGGATTCCATTCAAGGATAAATTCGTACTAATCCGTTACTTTGCCGTGCGTAGCGAGGCTGGGGAGTACATGGGAACCTTGGAATTCACCCAGAATATCGCACCGATTCAGGCTATC
The window above is part of the Paenibacillus lutimineralis genome. Proteins encoded here:
- a CDS encoding MFS transporter; the encoded protein is MAESKIRGQVVTPLGRLTSGIMLGYGLMMLALMTPAVLLLTFKMIEIDPDGYTSSYGLVAGIGAFFALIGNPLGGAISDRTNIGFGRRRTWIFIGSVIGSLALLWVGTATQVWQIIVGWSVAQLFFNFAMAAYTALIPDQVKQEKQGTISGLIGLILPIAMTVGMVLMMLMPGVSSATKWTLLSALGIIGPVISCFLIRDGKIEIERAPKERIPFGEKLSKIYPSPRKFPHFTWALISKFLLMMGYCSTLYLTVMLVNRMGFTETQATNSVGTINIISMLAMAVTSIFGGVLSDKYRKQKPFLYGSAFIMVIGLLMFAFIPNYITYVIAAAIIGLGGGCFSAVDMALVARILPRKEDSAKDFGLMNVANALPQSIVPAIAPVLLGIGGWSFFYVVLALCVVLSMMAVKPLPEVGQK
- a CDS encoding beta-glucosidase family protein, which codes for MTQTLDRNIQAIISQMTIEEKASLCSGLNMWQTKAVERVGIPSIVMTDGPHGLRKQENPGDMSSKSVPATCFPSGAALASSWDRHLIQEVGRALGEECQAEDVQIILGPAVNIKRSPLCGRNFEYFSEDPFLASEMGTHHVLGVQEQGVGTSVKHFAANNQETLRNSINTIVDARTLNEIYLRAFEGTISKGDAWTVMCAYNLVNGEFCSENEYLLTDVLKKRWGHQGFVMTDWGAINERVKGLQAGLELEMPYSGPDRDQMIVDAVKSGKMDEAVLDQAVERLLNVIFKTYDARKEGFTYDKQEHHVLARRTAAECMVLLKNEDSLLPLDPKQSVAVIGAFAAKPRYQGGGSSHISPTQLDHALDSIREIAGDGVGFAEGYHLNQDVVDEALITEAVQLAAGKDAAIIFAGLPDSFESEGFDRKHLDMPESHCELIRRVAEVQPNTIVVLSNGAPVVMPWLDSAKAILEGYLGGQAGGGAAADILFGKVNPSGKLAETFPVSLKQTPAYLNFPGGKSEVNYGEGLFVGYRYYEAKEEQPLFPFGYGLSYTSFTYENIRLSKEVMKDSDTVEIIVTVRNTGNRTGKEIVQLYVQPLDSTVVRPVKELKGFEKVELQAGESTEVNFTLDKRSFAYFNTEIHDWFAETGSYDIVVGSSSVATPLRATIKVVSTMIPFCKVTRNTKFYELLAIPETAEFAEKAMNDSLESIKHMGALFAESMGDGGLLLLFEEVAKWKKYDGLRSMISFFGSGMSEADFQKLIDDLNQKLGL
- a CDS encoding glycoside hydrolase family 3 protein; its protein translation is MGEHRDTTNQIKYVQNPGGPTLGYSTLSGVQILKQNGLFFKDLSKDGKLDKYEDWRLPAEERAKDLASKMTIEQIAGLMLYSSHQNVPGASGGWFSGTYGGKTYEESGAKPWEMTDEQMGFLAKDHVRHILVAAVESPEVAARWNNQIQAFVEGTGLGIPANNSSDPRHGTQTSSEFNAGSGGTISMWPETLGLAAAFDPEVVKQFGKIASKEYRALGLTTALSPQIDIATDPRWFRFNGTFGEDSKLSTDLARAYVDGFQNSEGESELVDGWGHDSVNAMVKHWPGGGSGESGRDAHFGSGKYAVYPGNNFEEHLLPFVDGAFKLDGKTRQASAVMPYYTISAEQDTVYHENVGNSYSRYLIKDLLRDKYGYEGVVCTDWMITADETSRDEFLSGKSWGVEGLTVAERHYKVLMAGVDQFGGNNDKGPVLEAYRMGVAEHGEAYMRERLEQSAVRLLLNVFRLGLFENPYLDPTLSSETVGRPEFMQAGYDAQLESIVMLKNKENVLPIASKSKVYIPKRYIAAGYDWFGNPVAEKLVDPVNLDIVSRYFTVTENPEEADFGLVFIEGPTSGMTGYSREDAEQGGNGYVPLSLQYRPYTADYARETSLAGDAREGDVLNRSYKGKTVTSKNETDLDTVLETKKRMNGKPVIVSLRLSNPAVVAEFEREVDAILVNFGLQDQAIMDAISGAFEPSGLLPMQMPAHMKTVEEQLEDVAHDMECHVDSEQHMYDFAYGLNWSGVIRDERTMKYAKR
- a CDS encoding ABC transporter permease, with protein sequence MRTFARILSSEQLKMSKSRLWLILIVSPILACLIGVFANLPSGPVAWPMLIASMVMLHGLLILPIITGVLSASICRYEHNGGGWKQLLAMPVSRTAVYFAKLTIVAGLLAICQLLMLGAFLMAGAFHGILGDIPWGALATSLIGGWIACLPLATLQLGVSLGWASFAAPLAVNVSLTIPNMLIVNSSTYAPFYPWAQPLLAMMPTGQRDFGAFNLPIESLMVTVLGSLIVFMIVGLVHFQRKEI
- a CDS encoding ABC transporter permease, whose protein sequence is MMLRSLSADFLKIRGKGIWLLIILAPLGVVAIEALNFGLRFDYLGKIYADDLWGGLIGETTMFVPISLYLGCTLVSSLIANVEHQLNSWKQLLALPISRTAVFSGKFTLSVLLLFVSCIVLSIGTIILGMSLGFGTHIPWKDLLTMGFFPFLATMPVLSLQLWLSLTFQNQTLPVSLGVLISLMSPFLMQLSEWFPLNWPIMALRSEHQLWFIGFGIGVGIIIMLIGLVHFNRKDVD
- a CDS encoding ABC transporter ATP-binding protein; its protein translation is MNEMVIQTNGLTKKYRGRAAVNQLNLEITQGDIYGFLGPNGAGKTTTIRMLLGLIKPTSGSISIFGRDLRKDKLAILKRIGSLVEYPSYYGHLNAIDNLEALRRILDVPKSRIDEVLEIVSLTSEARRPVKGYSLGMRQRLGIAASLLGNPELLILDEPTNGLDPSGIHEIRELIKRMPEQYGITVLVSSHLLSEIEQMAGTVGIIREGQMVFQDTISNLQMKASHHIKLVVSEPESALWLARDLGSIGSLEKNTLVFPDMQDTRIAALVKRLVENGHDIYRVEQERKSLEDIFMQVIGEGN
- a CDS encoding HAMP domain-containing sensor histidine kinase is translated as MRQRHWNKPKFRNSLMSRYVLIIAIAFLFIPVAVPAGLILSFTVNYYFFPEHQIEQPLRYNSGDLEEMWHKEAKQLGGHKAPEEIDAKLREIKDKYPQASLFWVDSAERTRLQLPKQSDLPAKWSTENTIQFMKTVSNTNTFGTVAFIGDNTTRGEGFMVLKISREYLKQGREFENRFYGLFLLTLLSIFLLLSYLFFRNIRKRLLNLESGMMRTNKDGLPIRVDEGRADEIGSLEKAFNHMVGKLEEGKRREQEEEKLRKNLINNLSHDLRTPLTVLSGHIYALDKQPLPEEALESVQLMKTKISDLDHLIDHLLSYNLLTSGRYAMSAKTQDILRIVRVSAAAWYPIWEKAELTIDIDLPDEPLIWEVDEQAFRRILDNLFQNLYRYASSGKYVGIATVQRYGWTALVIADHGPGFNADTPSKGAGLGLAIVDLLMKQMKLVLEIDTSDTGTCIYIYPANHS